From a single Lactococcus carnosus genomic region:
- a CDS encoding purine-nucleoside phosphorylase, with protein MTFIEKIKETAAFLKSQGIGQVDFGLILGSGLGELADEIQDAIRIDYSDIPNWGQSTVVGHAGKLVYGTLSGKKVLALQGRFHFYEGNSLDVVTFPVRVLAELKATGIIVTNAAGGVTHGPGTLMLINDHINFTGQNPLIGENLDAYGPRFPDMTHAYDEAYQAKAHEVAEKSGIALAEGVYMGYSGPTYETPAEIRFAETVGADAVGMSTVPEVIVAVHSGLRVLGISAITNHAAGKQAELNHAEVVEVTTRIKETFKTLVKSILIEL; from the coding sequence ATGACATTTATTGAAAAAATTAAAGAAACAGCTGCTTTTTTGAAAAGCCAAGGTATTGGCCAAGTTGATTTTGGCTTGATCTTAGGGTCTGGACTTGGTGAATTAGCAGATGAAATTCAAGATGCGATTCGTATTGATTACTCAGATATCCCTAACTGGGGGCAATCAACTGTTGTTGGCCATGCCGGGAAATTAGTTTATGGGACGCTATCAGGTAAAAAAGTTTTGGCCTTACAAGGACGTTTCCATTTTTACGAAGGTAATTCACTTGATGTGGTGACGTTTCCAGTTCGTGTATTAGCTGAGCTAAAAGCGACTGGTATCATCGTGACAAATGCCGCAGGTGGTGTAACGCACGGTCCAGGAACTTTGATGTTAATTAATGATCATATTAATTTCACAGGACAAAACCCATTGATTGGTGAAAATCTTGATGCCTATGGGCCACGTTTCCCAGATATGACACATGCTTATGATGAAGCGTATCAAGCAAAGGCACATGAAGTGGCTGAAAAGTCTGGAATTGCTTTAGCTGAAGGCGTATATATGGGCTATTCAGGTCCAACTTATGAAACGCCAGCTGAGATTCGTTTCGCAGAAACTGTCGGTGCAGATGCTGTTGGTATGTCAACCGTTCCTGAAGTGATTGTTGCTGTTCACTCGGGACTTCGCGTGCTGGGTATCTCTGCAATTACCAATCATGCTGCAGGTAAACAAGCTGAACTCAATCATGCTGAAGTGGTTGAAGTGACTACGCGCATTAAAGAAACCTTTAAAACATTAGTCAAATCTATCTTGATTGAATTATGA
- a CDS encoding ROK family glucokinase has protein sequence MTKKIIGIDLGGTTIKFGILTTAGEVQDKWAIDTTIIGNGKHIIPDIIQAINHRLNLYHLDKSDFLGIGMGSPGSVDIINNTVIGAYNLGWDTLQEVGLAIESGVGLPFSLDNDANVAALGERWVGAGENNPDVIFMTLGTGVGGGIIAAGNLIHGVAGAGGEIGHVTVDISDDAFDCTCGKKGCLETVASATGIVRVARKLAEAYEGESHIKAAIDNGDTVSSKDIFISAEAGDIFANSVVEKISQYLGLAAGNLANTLNPDSIIIGGGVSAAGEFLRSRIETYFNKYTFPQVRESTKIKIAELGNDAGIIGAASLALKFSENEVA, from the coding sequence ATGACAAAAAAAATTATTGGGATTGACCTAGGTGGTACAACCATTAAATTTGGTATCTTAACGACTGCAGGTGAAGTGCAAGATAAGTGGGCCATAGACACCACTATCATTGGCAATGGCAAACATATTATTCCTGATATTATTCAAGCGATTAATCATCGCCTAAACTTATATCATCTTGATAAATCAGATTTTTTAGGGATTGGTATGGGCTCGCCAGGCTCGGTGGATATTATCAATAATACCGTAATAGGTGCCTATAATCTTGGCTGGGATACCCTACAAGAGGTTGGTCTAGCGATAGAGTCAGGTGTAGGACTACCTTTCTCACTTGATAACGATGCGAATGTTGCAGCGTTAGGTGAACGTTGGGTTGGCGCTGGTGAAAATAATCCAGACGTCATTTTTATGACACTTGGTACAGGCGTAGGTGGTGGTATCATCGCAGCAGGTAACCTGATTCATGGCGTTGCAGGCGCAGGTGGTGAAATCGGTCATGTCACAGTAGATATTAGTGATGATGCCTTTGACTGTACATGTGGCAAAAAAGGCTGTCTAGAAACAGTCGCATCAGCAACTGGTATTGTCCGTGTCGCACGCAAACTTGCTGAAGCATATGAAGGTGAATCTCACATCAAAGCAGCCATAGATAATGGCGATACTGTCAGCTCAAAAGATATTTTCATTAGTGCTGAAGCTGGCGATATTTTTGCTAATTCTGTAGTTGAGAAAATTAGTCAATACCTAGGATTGGCAGCAGGAAATCTTGCCAATACACTTAATCCAGACTCGATTATTATCGGTGGTGGTGTATCTGCTGCAGGTGAGTTTTTAAGATCACGTATTGAAACCTATTTCAATAAGTACACGTTCCCACAAGTAAGGGAGTCTACTAAAATTAAAATTGCTGAACTTGGCAATGATGCTGGAATTATCGGAGCTGCTAGCTTGGCTTTGAAATTCTCTGAAAATGAGGTCGCTTAA
- a CDS encoding Dps family protein encodes MSREKTKAVLNQSVADLSKAAALVHQVHWYLRGPGFMKLHPKMDELMAGLNGYLDELSERLITIGGSPVSTLKEFDELSKIDMTPAAWGKSTEERLTEVVKAYKYLSDLFQDGIDATDEEHDAVTNDIFTSAKGAIEKTVWMLESELGLAPGL; translated from the coding sequence ATGTCTAGAGAAAAAACAAAAGCAGTGCTAAATCAATCAGTTGCAGACTTGTCAAAAGCCGCAGCTTTGGTGCATCAGGTTCATTGGTATTTACGTGGTCCTGGGTTTATGAAATTACATCCTAAAATGGATGAATTGATGGCTGGTTTGAATGGCTATTTAGATGAATTATCAGAACGCTTGATTACGATTGGTGGATCACCAGTATCAACGCTTAAAGAATTTGATGAGCTCTCAAAAATCGATATGACGCCTGCAGCATGGGGTAAATCAACTGAGGAACGTCTAACAGAAGTTGTTAAAGCTTATAAATATCTATCTGACTTGTTCCAAGATGGGATTGACGCAACGGATGAAGAGCATGATGCTGTCACAAATGATATCTTTACGAGTGCTAAGGGCGCTATTGAGAAAACGGTATGGATGCTTGAATCTGAACTTGGATTAGCACCAGGACTATAA
- a CDS encoding ISL3 family transposase, protein MLNYILKHYHLQAKDWISYSSAPTKIKNHFELAVKFDKPNRKCLSCSGIRFHKHGRTPRPRKVQLTEYMGLPCFLMITIARYRCVTCGVTHASQIPERLVLKGQKDSTLLKTQIIKKLTQKIAFTDASRDLHLTSHSFYRLLDQLSEKDKTNKLPRVLCLDEFKATKDCTGSMAFIAMDGESHEIVTVLEDRRIEQLVTYFLRFPRQVRMQVKYLVMDMNYSYDKLIKRCFPNAQLITDRFHVVQQLTRAFNSLRIQVMKSFDTRSSQYRHLKYYWKHLLKHYDDLSEKHFYSRSLRRWTSSRQLVEQLINYDPLLYEAWQVLQVAMGHFRNKDSDAFFDLIEGLDTRILPEPFVKKYQFLLRKRSSIELALKLPYSNGCLEGMNNKIKAIKRCAFGFRTFRNFKKRIMLMNTVLTN, encoded by the coding sequence ATGCTTAATTATATCCTAAAACACTATCACTTACAAGCAAAAGACTGGATTAGCTATAGCTCAGCACCTACTAAAATCAAAAATCACTTCGAATTGGCTGTGAAATTTGATAAGCCAAATAGGAAATGTCTATCATGTTCTGGTATCAGGTTTCATAAACACGGAAGGACACCAAGGCCTAGGAAAGTCCAATTGACCGAGTACATGGGCTTACCCTGCTTTCTTATGATCACTATAGCACGCTATCGCTGTGTGACTTGTGGCGTCACCCACGCGTCGCAAATCCCTGAACGCTTGGTCTTAAAAGGGCAGAAAGATTCAACTTTGCTTAAAACGCAGATCATTAAAAAGCTGACACAGAAAATAGCCTTTACTGATGCAAGTCGAGACCTGCACCTGACTAGCCATTCTTTTTACAGACTGCTTGACCAACTATCAGAGAAAGATAAAACCAACAAGTTGCCCAGAGTTCTCTGTCTTGATGAATTTAAAGCGACCAAGGATTGTACTGGGAGTATGGCCTTTATTGCCATGGATGGTGAGTCTCATGAGATTGTGACGGTGCTTGAGGATAGACGGATTGAACAGTTAGTTACCTACTTTTTGCGCTTTCCTAGGCAGGTTCGCATGCAAGTCAAGTATTTAGTTATGGACATGAATTATAGCTATGACAAGCTAATCAAGCGGTGCTTTCCTAATGCACAACTCATCACTGACCGCTTTCATGTTGTGCAACAACTAACACGAGCCTTTAATAGTCTACGCATACAAGTCATGAAATCATTTGACACAAGGAGTTCACAATACCGGCATCTTAAGTATTATTGGAAGCATTTGCTCAAGCATTACGATGACTTATCTGAGAAGCATTTTTATTCGCGTTCTTTACGCAGATGGACATCTAGTCGGCAATTGGTTGAACAGTTGATTAACTACGATCCTTTATTATACGAGGCTTGGCAAGTCTTACAAGTCGCCATGGGACACTTTAGAAACAAAGATTCGGATGCTTTTTTCGATCTGATTGAGGGGCTAGATACCCGTATTCTGCCTGAACCCTTTGTCAAAAAGTACCAATTCTTATTAAGAAAACGATCATCTATTGAATTAGCACTCAAGCTCCCTTATTCCAACGGCTGTTTGGAAGGCATGAACAACAAAATAAAGGCAATCAAGCGCTGTGCCTTTGGCTTTAGGACCTTTAGAAACTTCAAGAAACGCATCATGTTAATGAACACTGTTTTAACTAACTAA
- a CDS encoding phosphodiester glycosidase family protein — translation MKNKKTYKRSNTPLKQKTRKRKFPFILIILILLLIGASIFYLAFNSNKTDSSAQKPQKTASSNGLVASKSVKIAPADVTEDTGDAGWVKVKSKTKLEKFTDLSVQGVTIYRANNPKVLKTATAQVPGTFMMSDIIAKYPDSLILNTSGFDMNTGQIVGFQVNNGQLFSNWSNTAYGSAAFVINKDGSTKGYDLTTPADEIIKKGAQQSYGFGSILIKDGVILPNDGSVNWMIHSYIGNDADNNIYLIISDTSVGYNGTMAAVANLNLKNLVVLDGGGSSQMSLNGQTIFASQDGRPVADFIVLR, via the coding sequence ATGAAAAATAAAAAAACTTATAAACGTTCAAACACTCCCTTAAAACAAAAAACTAGAAAAAGAAAATTCCCATTCATTCTGATTATCCTGATACTCTTATTGATTGGGGCAAGTATCTTTTATCTAGCTTTTAATTCAAATAAAACAGATTCTTCAGCACAAAAACCACAAAAAACAGCAAGTTCAAACGGTCTTGTCGCATCAAAATCTGTCAAGATTGCACCAGCTGATGTTACAGAAGATACCGGTGATGCTGGATGGGTTAAAGTCAAGTCCAAGACTAAACTTGAAAAATTTACAGACCTGTCAGTTCAAGGTGTTACGATCTATCGTGCCAATAATCCAAAGGTACTTAAAACTGCTACAGCACAAGTTCCAGGTACTTTCATGATGTCAGACATTATTGCTAAATATCCTGATTCTCTCATCTTAAATACGTCTGGATTTGATATGAATACTGGTCAAATAGTTGGCTTTCAGGTCAACAACGGTCAATTATTCTCTAACTGGTCAAATACAGCCTATGGTAGTGCAGCTTTCGTTATAAATAAAGATGGATCAACTAAGGGCTATGATTTAACAACACCAGCAGATGAGATCATTAAAAAAGGTGCCCAGCAGAGTTATGGCTTTGGTAGCATCCTTATAAAAGATGGTGTTATCCTGCCAAATGATGGCTCTGTCAACTGGATGATTCATTCCTACATTGGCAATGATGCTGATAACAATATCTATTTAATCATATCAGATACCAGTGTTGGCTATAATGGGACAATGGCTGCTGTAGCAAACCTTAACCTAAAGAATTTAGTTGTACTTGATGGTGGAGGATCTTCACAAATGTCTCTAAATGGTCAAACTATTTTTGCTAGTCAAGATGGTCGTCCTGTTGCCGATTTCATCGTCCTAAGATAA
- a CDS encoding rhodanese-like domain-containing protein has protein sequence MWLYINIVLILIIIIILGYPMINKFRIKSVAKLVDNRQFSDQLVGGQLIDLREAAEYRRSHILGARNLPFSQFDQSISAIRKDKTVLLYEAAKPTITVRAALKLKKAGYTDIFILKTGLKDWHGKTKKGA, from the coding sequence ATGTGGTTATATATCAATATTGTTTTAATTTTAATTATTATCATCATTCTAGGGTATCCAATGATCAATAAGTTTAGGATTAAATCTGTCGCTAAACTAGTCGATAATCGTCAATTTTCTGACCAGCTTGTAGGCGGGCAGTTAATTGACTTAAGAGAAGCTGCCGAATATCGTAGATCTCATATCTTAGGCGCCAGAAATTTACCATTTTCTCAATTTGATCAAAGTATATCTGCTATTCGTAAAGATAAAACGGTTTTACTTTATGAAGCTGCCAAACCAACCATCACCGTACGTGCTGCGCTTAAACTAAAAAAAGCAGGGTATACCGATATCTTTATCCTTAAAACTGGATTAAAGGATTGGCATGGTAAAACAAAAAAAGGAGCCTGA
- a CDS encoding LCP family protein has product MVKQKKEPDIMESRHRRAKHGGSRSKNKKKHRVLKIIGFIVLFFVLISGVMLGKAYMDVKKVSDKSYQAIDRTTQAKLPSLKAKSPFSFLFLGINGKSVNDILVLTMNPKQDKTTVVSLNRDIYLTSESATINEVYSKKGVSGTIDALQKLLGTDIPKYMTFDMSGLGDFVTAVGGIKIQNETHFISNGYEFKPGTLTLEKKDEVNAFLTQVGEDTKKAENSLIEREQAVLMAVIPKMKSKDTILKYNQFLNAFGSNIKTDFVFGNLKALGLHYSGVLGNINKENLKTSKTMIDGKDQKILTEDQVNKAHDKIQSALSE; this is encoded by the coding sequence ATGGTAAAACAAAAAAAGGAGCCTGACATCATGGAATCAAGACATCGACGTGCCAAGCATGGCGGTAGTAGAAGTAAAAATAAGAAAAAACATCGAGTCTTAAAAATAATTGGGTTCATTGTCTTATTTTTTGTTTTAATTAGTGGTGTGATGCTTGGTAAAGCCTATATGGATGTGAAAAAAGTATCTGATAAGTCATATCAGGCTATTGATCGAACGACACAGGCTAAATTACCAAGTCTTAAAGCTAAGTCACCATTTTCCTTCCTGTTTTTAGGTATAAATGGCAAATCAGTTAATGATATTTTAGTGTTAACGATGAATCCAAAGCAAGATAAGACCACAGTTGTCAGTTTAAATCGTGATATTTATTTAACTTCTGAGTCGGCAACCATAAATGAAGTGTATAGTAAAAAAGGTGTTTCTGGGACTATAGATGCGCTACAAAAACTCTTGGGTACAGATATTCCAAAATATATGACCTTTGATATGTCTGGACTGGGAGACTTTGTAACAGCTGTAGGGGGCATAAAAATTCAAAATGAAACACATTTTATTTCTAATGGCTACGAGTTTAAACCAGGTACCTTAACTTTAGAGAAAAAAGATGAGGTAAACGCCTTCCTAACACAAGTTGGTGAAGATACTAAAAAAGCAGAAAATTCGCTTATAGAACGAGAACAAGCAGTATTGATGGCTGTTATTCCAAAAATGAAATCAAAAGATACTATTTTAAAATATAATCAATTTCTTAATGCTTTTGGTAGTAATATAAAAACCGACTTTGTATTTGGAAATTTGAAGGCATTAGGACTTCATTATAGTGGTGTTCTGGGTAATATTAATAAAGAAAACTTAAAAACAAGTAAGACCATGATTGATGGAAAAGATCAAAAAATCTTAACAGAAGATCAAGTTAATAAAGCACATGATAAGATTCAGTCGGCACTGAGCGAATAG
- a CDS encoding YqgQ family protein translates to MKTLYDVQEFLKLHGYINLFSKRLDAIFFMAQELKTLYDAGLIPNERDYFTADLILRREHRLESEKVTDDKKNYWD, encoded by the coding sequence ATGAAAACTTTATATGATGTTCAGGAATTCCTTAAATTGCATGGCTATATCAATCTTTTTAGCAAACGACTTGATGCTATTTTTTTCATGGCGCAAGAACTAAAAACACTGTACGATGCTGGACTAATTCCAAATGAGAGAGACTATTTTACTGCAGATTTGATTTTGCGTAGAGAGCATAGACTTGAAAGTGAGAAAGTAACTGATGACAAAAAAAATTATTGGGATTGA
- the dinB gene encoding DNA polymerase IV, with protein MLTFPLINDTSRKIIHIDMDAFFASIEERDNPKLKGKPVVIARNPLETGGRGVVSTANYVAREYGIHSAMSAKEAYELCPQAIFVSGNYETYREVSHKMHDIFHRYTDEVEGMALDEAYLDVTVNKIGATSAVKIAKMIQHDIFTELQLTSSAGVSYNKFLAKIASDLEKPRGLTVIKPDEAIAFLGKLPVSKFYGVGAKTAEKLAVMGIEYGKDIQRMSPQLLAERLGIFGWELYLKANGIHHAVVKTNRIRKSVGKERTYAKLLYLETDITEEINKLAIKVSKSLQDNQLKGHIVVIKLRYADFSTLTKRLSLDHHIDDATAIGTHAASLLASLTLEKKGIRLLGVTVTGLL; from the coding sequence ATGTTAACTTTCCCTCTCATTAATGATACGAGTCGAAAAATTATCCATATTGATATGGATGCTTTTTTTGCATCTATAGAAGAGAGAGATAACCCTAAATTAAAAGGAAAACCAGTAGTCATCGCAAGGAATCCTTTAGAAACGGGTGGACGCGGTGTTGTCTCTACAGCAAACTATGTGGCACGCGAATATGGTATCCACTCTGCTATGTCTGCTAAAGAAGCCTATGAGTTATGTCCGCAGGCGATATTTGTATCAGGTAACTATGAAACCTACAGAGAGGTATCACATAAGATGCATGATATTTTTCATCGCTATACGGATGAGGTGGAAGGCATGGCTTTAGATGAAGCTTACCTAGATGTCACAGTTAACAAAATAGGGGCAACAAGCGCAGTCAAAATTGCTAAAATGATTCAGCATGATATCTTTACAGAGCTTCAGTTGACCAGTTCGGCAGGAGTATCTTATAACAAGTTTCTTGCTAAAATTGCATCAGATCTTGAGAAACCAAGAGGTCTGACAGTGATTAAACCTGATGAAGCAATTGCTTTTTTAGGTAAATTACCCGTGTCAAAATTTTATGGTGTTGGTGCTAAAACAGCTGAAAAATTAGCGGTTATGGGGATTGAGTATGGCAAGGATATTCAGAGGATGTCACCGCAGCTGCTGGCTGAAAGACTAGGTATATTTGGCTGGGAGTTATACCTAAAAGCAAATGGCATCCATCATGCAGTCGTCAAAACGAATCGAATCAGAAAGTCAGTTGGTAAAGAAAGAACCTATGCCAAATTACTTTATTTAGAAACAGATATCACGGAAGAAATTAATAAGTTAGCGATTAAGGTTTCAAAGAGTTTACAGGATAATCAGTTAAAGGGACATATCGTTGTCATTAAGCTTCGCTATGCAGATTTTTCAACCTTAACAAAACGCTTATCTCTAGACCATCATATTGATGATGCAACAGCAATTGGGACACATGCAGCTAGTTTGTTAGCATCATTAACGCTTGAAAAAAAAGGCATCAGGCTTTTAGGTGTCACAGTAACTGGTTTATTATAA